One genomic segment of Myxococcales bacterium includes these proteins:
- a CDS encoding GMC family oxidoreductase yields MSIATHDRHPSAEVLRVFAQYDRDFEEEADALVVGSGPCGAVVAHSIAAAGHSVVLLEEGPPFTPQDYEFEGSLSMARTLREAGLRSTRGTIMPTMQAIALGGGSLVNSAICVRPPAFVFDEWSSRYDLEHTTRESLDPHFDAVAEYLKIAPTPDNVQGRRNLLMKEGCDALGYSSEPIERNVRGCRGSGECFTGCRARAKQSMDISYIPDAMRLGAKVLTSVQVQNVLSDGRRATGVSGQVVEPFTGVRSHRFKVKAKVVVLAAGCMATPILLQRSGNLANRSGQVGNNLQFHPGVAIAGIFPEVVNPQFGATQGYQSLHFLREGFKLESLWAPPAVAAVRMPGFGKALLERFNDLPYLANWDAIGSTHRSLGTVRPKRRGLEPNLRWHMHPEDVKILARALWVIAEIFFAAGARKIVPGVIGLPAEMHSLDEARLLQTHPIRARDLVSAGNHAFCTTRMHGDSSLGVVDEFGRCHDLDNLYITDTGIFPRCPSVNPMFTGMALAHRAAERIIESL; encoded by the coding sequence GTGAGTATCGCGACCCATGATCGACATCCGAGCGCCGAGGTTCTTCGGGTCTTTGCCCAGTACGACAGGGATTTCGAAGAGGAAGCGGACGCACTGGTCGTGGGGTCGGGCCCGTGCGGCGCAGTTGTCGCCCATAGCATCGCGGCCGCGGGGCACAGTGTGGTTCTGCTCGAAGAAGGGCCCCCGTTTACGCCTCAGGACTACGAATTTGAGGGCAGTCTCTCGATGGCGCGGACCCTGCGCGAAGCGGGCCTGAGAAGCACGCGGGGCACGATCATGCCCACCATGCAGGCGATCGCGTTGGGCGGCGGGTCGCTCGTCAACTCGGCGATCTGTGTTCGGCCTCCGGCCTTTGTCTTCGACGAATGGTCGAGTCGCTACGACCTCGAGCATACCACTCGCGAATCTCTCGATCCCCATTTCGACGCCGTTGCGGAGTATCTGAAAATCGCACCGACACCGGATAATGTACAAGGACGCCGAAACCTGTTGATGAAGGAAGGCTGCGATGCCCTCGGCTACTCGAGCGAGCCGATCGAGCGCAATGTGCGGGGTTGTCGCGGTTCGGGAGAGTGCTTTACCGGTTGCAGGGCGCGCGCCAAACAGAGTATGGACATCAGCTACATCCCCGATGCGATGCGCCTGGGAGCCAAGGTACTGACGTCGGTGCAGGTGCAAAATGTGTTGAGCGACGGACGTCGAGCGACCGGCGTTTCGGGGCAGGTCGTCGAACCCTTCACGGGTGTGCGGAGTCATCGCTTCAAGGTCAAGGCAAAGGTCGTGGTGCTGGCGGCTGGCTGCATGGCGACTCCAATCCTCTTGCAGCGCAGTGGCAATCTGGCCAATCGATCGGGGCAGGTCGGAAACAACCTGCAGTTTCATCCCGGAGTGGCGATCGCGGGCATTTTTCCGGAAGTCGTCAATCCTCAGTTTGGTGCGACCCAGGGTTACCAGTCGCTCCACTTCTTGCGCGAGGGCTTCAAGCTGGAATCGCTTTGGGCGCCTCCGGCGGTCGCCGCGGTTCGCATGCCGGGCTTTGGCAAGGCACTGCTCGAGCGGTTCAACGATCTGCCGTACCTCGCCAACTGGGATGCGATCGGCAGCACCCATCGTTCGCTCGGAACCGTGCGACCCAAGCGCCGAGGCCTGGAACCAAATTTGCGTTGGCACATGCATCCCGAGGACGTCAAAATTCTCGCCCGCGCATTGTGGGTGATCGCGGAGATATTCTTCGCGGCGGGGGCTCGGAAGATCGTGCCCGGCGTGATCGGTCTCCCCGCAGAGATGCATTCCCTCGACGAAGCGCGACTTCTGCAAACCCATCCCATCCGAGCGCGTGATCTGGTGAGTGCCGGCAACCACGCGTTTTGTACGACGCGCATGCACGGCGATTCCAGTCTCGGGGTGGTGGACGAATTCGGACGCTGTCACGATCTGGACAATCTCTACATCACTGACACTGGAATATTCCCCCGCTGTCCTTCGGTAAACCCCATGTTCACCGGCATGGCGCTGGCCCATCGCGCGGCTGAGCGGATCATCGAATCGCTCTGA
- a CDS encoding EAL domain-containing protein: MSSNSHIFVGRQPILDRDQKLVAYELLFRGSANARTAEFSEQGAASLRVIVNTFMTMGLDRVLGNSLGFFNVVGPMIMSDLIEALPKDRVVIEVLENVVVEDKLRDRCAELQRQGFVLALDDWVQKDPREEFLSLVDYVKVDLPGIPRNRWASVVRSLRRHNVKLLAEKVETREEFDECLKLGFDLFQGYFFAVPQVLESDALDPARVAVLDLIQDLIADAETNVLCETLKRNASLSVSLLRLVNSAAMGLMSRIGRVEDAVVYLGRENLRRWLFMLLYVGDSDEGMQNPLLQTASHRGRLMELLAIELIEEGTATAQSEAAFLVGMLSLVDALLGRPAEEIIPELHLEDEVESALLKGDGILGRLLALVQLIERADFDSVDHSLADLGLEIPALQRCENEAYAWVHGLSQDNSIHQH; this comes from the coding sequence ATGAGTTCGAACTCGCATATTTTCGTCGGCCGTCAGCCGATCCTCGACCGCGATCAAAAGCTGGTGGCCTATGAACTCCTGTTTCGCGGATCTGCAAACGCGCGCACAGCCGAGTTTTCGGAGCAGGGAGCCGCATCCCTCCGAGTGATCGTGAATACTTTCATGACCATGGGGCTCGATCGCGTGCTTGGGAACTCGCTGGGTTTCTTCAACGTGGTGGGGCCGATGATCATGAGCGATCTGATCGAAGCGCTGCCCAAGGATCGGGTGGTGATCGAAGTTCTCGAGAACGTGGTGGTCGAGGACAAGCTGCGAGATCGGTGCGCCGAACTACAAAGGCAAGGATTCGTTCTGGCCCTCGATGATTGGGTCCAGAAAGACCCGCGAGAGGAGTTCCTGTCTCTCGTGGATTACGTAAAAGTTGATCTTCCCGGGATTCCACGCAACCGCTGGGCGAGCGTCGTGCGAAGTCTGCGCAGACACAATGTGAAGTTGCTTGCCGAGAAGGTCGAAACCCGGGAAGAATTCGACGAATGTCTGAAGTTGGGATTCGATCTCTTCCAGGGTTACTTCTTTGCCGTTCCCCAGGTGCTCGAAAGCGACGCCCTCGACCCGGCACGAGTCGCGGTGCTCGACCTGATTCAGGACTTGATCGCCGACGCAGAAACCAACGTTCTCTGCGAGACCCTCAAGCGAAACGCGAGCCTGAGTGTGAGTCTATTGCGATTGGTGAATTCGGCCGCGATGGGGCTGATGAGCCGAATTGGGCGTGTCGAAGACGCTGTCGTGTATCTAGGCCGTGAAAACCTCAGGCGCTGGCTCTTCATGCTGCTCTACGTCGGGGATAGTGATGAAGGTATGCAGAATCCGCTGCTCCAGACCGCGTCCCACCGGGGTCGGCTGATGGAATTGCTCGCGATCGAACTGATCGAAGAAGGAACGGCTACAGCGCAATCGGAAGCTGCGTTTCTGGTGGGAATGCTCTCGTTGGTCGACGCGCTCCTCGGGCGCCCGGCCGAAGAAATCATCCCGGAGCTACACCTCGAAGACGAGGTCGAGTCCGCGCTATTGAAGGGTGATGGGATCCTCGGACGGCTGCTCGCCCTTGTGCAGCTGATCGAGCGGGCAGACTTCGACTCGGTCGATCACAGCCTCGCCGACCTGGGTCTCGAAATCCCGGCGCTCCAGCGTTGCGAAAACGAGGCATACGCCTGGGTCCACGGTCTGTCTCAGGATAATTCCATCCACCAGCATTAG